A window from Citrobacter amalonaticus encodes these proteins:
- the pta gene encoding phosphate acetyltransferase, producing the protein MSRIIMLIPTGTSVGLTSVSLGVIRAMERKGVRLSVFKPIAQPRAGGDAPDQTTAIVRANSSVTAAEPLKMSHVESLLSSNQKDVLMEEIIANYHANTKDAEVVLVEGLVPTRKHQFAQSLNYEIAKTLNAEIVFVMSQGTDTPEQLNERIELTRSSFGGAKNTNITGVIVNKLNAPVDEQGRTRPDLSEIFDDSSKAQVVKVDPAQLTASSPLPVLGAVPWSFELIATRAIDMARHLNATIVNEGDINTRRVKSVTFCARSIPHMLEHFRAGSLLVTSADRPDVLVAACLAAMNGVEIGALLLTGGYEMDARISKLCERAFATGLPVFMVNTNTWQTSLSLQSFNLEVPVDDHARIEKVQEYVANYINADWIESLTATSERSRRLSPPAFRYQLTELARKAGKRVVLPEGDEPRTVKAAAICAERGIATCVLLGNPEEINRVAASQGVELGAGIEIVDPEVVRESYVARLVELRKSKGMTETVAREQLEDNVVLGTLMLEQDEVDGLVSGAVHTTANTIRPPLQLIKTAPGSSLVSSVFFMLLPEQVYVYGDCAINPDPTAEQLAEIAIQSADSAIAFGIEPRVAMLSYSTGTSGAGSDVEKVREATRLAQEKRPDLMIDGPLQYDAAVMADVAKSKAPNSPVAGRATVFIFPDLNTGNTTYKAVQRSADLISIGPMLQGMRKPVNDLSRGALVDDIVYTIALTAIQSSQQQ; encoded by the coding sequence GTGTCCCGTATTATTATGCTGATCCCTACCGGAACCAGCGTCGGCCTGACCAGCGTCAGCCTCGGCGTCATCCGTGCTATGGAACGCAAAGGCGTTCGTCTGAGTGTCTTTAAGCCCATCGCCCAGCCACGCGCCGGTGGCGATGCGCCAGACCAGACCACCGCTATCGTTCGTGCAAACTCTTCTGTCACCGCGGCTGAACCGCTGAAGATGAGCCACGTAGAGTCTCTGCTGTCCAGCAATCAGAAAGATGTGCTGATGGAAGAGATCATCGCAAACTACCATGCGAACACCAAAGACGCAGAAGTGGTACTGGTTGAAGGCCTGGTCCCAACCCGTAAACACCAGTTCGCGCAGTCTCTGAACTACGAAATCGCCAAAACGCTGAACGCGGAAATCGTCTTCGTCATGTCTCAGGGCACCGATACGCCGGAACAGTTGAACGAGCGAATTGAACTGACTCGCAGCAGCTTCGGCGGCGCAAAAAACACCAACATCACCGGCGTTATCGTGAACAAACTGAACGCTCCGGTTGATGAACAAGGTCGTACCCGTCCGGATCTGTCTGAGATTTTCGACGACTCTTCCAAAGCGCAGGTCGTAAAAGTCGATCCGGCACAGCTCACCGCGAGCAGCCCACTGCCGGTTCTCGGCGCAGTGCCGTGGAGCTTTGAGCTGATCGCGACCCGTGCGATCGACATGGCGCGCCACCTGAATGCCACCATCGTCAACGAAGGCGACATCAATACGCGTCGCGTGAAGTCTGTCACTTTCTGTGCGCGTAGCATTCCGCACATGCTGGAACACTTCCGCGCCGGTTCCCTGCTGGTCACCTCCGCTGACCGTCCGGACGTGCTGGTTGCCGCGTGTCTGGCCGCGATGAATGGCGTTGAAATCGGCGCCCTGCTGCTGACCGGTGGCTACGAAATGGATGCGCGCATCTCTAAACTGTGTGAACGCGCTTTCGCTACCGGCCTGCCGGTATTCATGGTGAACACCAACACCTGGCAAACTTCTCTGAGCCTGCAGAGCTTCAACCTGGAAGTGCCGGTTGACGATCACGCACGCATCGAGAAAGTTCAGGAATACGTGGCGAACTACATCAACGCTGACTGGATCGAGTCCCTGACCGCGACCTCTGAGCGTAGCCGTCGTCTGTCTCCTCCAGCCTTCCGCTATCAGTTGACCGAACTGGCGCGTAAAGCCGGTAAACGCGTTGTGCTGCCAGAAGGCGACGAACCGCGTACCGTGAAAGCGGCAGCCATCTGTGCTGAACGTGGTATCGCAACCTGCGTACTGCTGGGTAACCCGGAAGAGATCAACCGCGTTGCGGCCTCTCAGGGCGTTGAGCTCGGCGCTGGCATCGAAATCGTGGATCCGGAAGTGGTTCGCGAAAGCTATGTCGCGCGTCTGGTTGAACTGCGTAAGAGCAAAGGCATGACCGAAACCGTTGCCCGCGAACAGCTGGAAGACAACGTGGTTCTCGGTACGCTGATGCTGGAACAAGACGAAGTTGACGGTCTGGTATCAGGCGCTGTTCACACCACGGCTAACACCATTCGTCCGCCGCTGCAGCTTATCAAAACTGCGCCAGGCAGTTCACTGGTTTCCTCCGTCTTCTTCATGCTGCTGCCAGAACAGGTTTACGTTTACGGCGACTGCGCGATCAACCCGGATCCGACCGCTGAACAGCTGGCTGAAATCGCTATCCAGTCTGCTGACTCTGCCATTGCCTTTGGTATCGAACCGCGCGTCGCAATGCTCTCCTACTCCACCGGCACCTCTGGTGCGGGTAGCGACGTTGAGAAAGTGCGTGAAGCAACTCGTCTTGCACAGGAAAAACGTCCTGACCTGATGATCGACGGTCCGCTGCAGTACGATGCCGCCGTGATGGCTGACGTGGCAAAATCCAAAGCGCCGAACTCTCCGGTTGCGGGTCGCGCTACCGTGTTCATCTTCCCGGATCTGAACACCGGTAACACCACTTACAAAGCGGTACAGCGTTCTGCCGACCTGATCTCCATCGGGCCGATGCTGCAGGGTATGCGCAAGCCGGTGAATGACCTGTCCCGTGGCGCGCTGGTTGACGATATCGTCTACACCATCGCTCTGACCGCGATTCAGTCTTCACAACAGCAGTAA
- the yfbV gene encoding terminus macrodomain insulation protein YfbV, whose translation MSTPDHRSVNFFSLFRRGQHYSKTWPMEKRLAPVFVENRVIRMTRYAIRFMPPIAIFTLCWQIALGGQLGPAVATALFALSLPMQGLWWLGKRSVTPLPPSILNWFYEVRGKLQEAGQALSPVEGKPDYQALADTLKRAFKQLDKTFLDDL comes from the coding sequence ATGTCGACGCCGGATCATCGCTCCGTAAATTTTTTTAGCCTTTTTCGTCGGGGGCAACATTACTCAAAGACGTGGCCAATGGAAAAGCGCCTTGCACCCGTCTTTGTTGAGAACCGCGTGATTCGGATGACACGTTACGCTATTCGCTTTATGCCGCCGATCGCTATCTTTACCCTGTGCTGGCAGATAGCACTGGGCGGCCAGTTAGGGCCTGCCGTCGCCACCGCGTTGTTCGCGCTCAGCCTGCCGATGCAGGGGCTGTGGTGGTTAGGGAAGCGTTCCGTCACGCCGCTGCCGCCCTCGATCCTGAACTGGTTTTATGAAGTCAGAGGCAAATTACAGGAGGCGGGGCAAGCGCTCTCCCCGGTTGAAGGGAAGCCGGATTACCAGGCGTTAGCTGACACGCTTAAGCGTGCCTTCAAACAACTGGATAAAACTTTCCTTGATGATTTGTAA
- a CDS encoding YfbU family protein, translating into MEMTNAQRLILSNQYKMMTMLDPTNAERYRRLQTIIERGYGLQMRELDREFGELKEETCRTVIDIMEMYHALHVSWANLKDAQSIDERRVTFLGFDAATEARYLGYVRFMVNVEGRYTHFDAGTHGFNAQTPMWEKYQRMLSAWHACPRQYHLSANEINQIINA; encoded by the coding sequence ATGGAAATGACCAACGCTCAACGTCTTATTTTGTCTAATCAATACAAAATGATGACTATGCTCGATCCAACTAACGCCGAGCGTTATCGTCGTCTGCAGACGATCATTGAACGCGGTTACGGTCTGCAGATGCGCGAACTGGATCGGGAATTTGGCGAGCTGAAAGAGGAAACCTGTCGTACGGTTATCGACATCATGGAGATGTATCACGCTCTGCATGTCTCCTGGGCCAACCTGAAAGATGCGCAAAGTATTGATGAACGTCGGGTAACCTTCCTGGGCTTTGATGCCGCAACGGAAGCGCGCTATCTCGGTTATGTTCGCTTTATGGTGAATGTGGAAGGACGTTACACCCATTTTGATGCCGGCACGCACGGTTTCAACGCGCAGACCCCAATGTGGGAAAAATACCAGCGGATGTTAAGCGCGTGGCATGCCTGCCCGCGTCAGTATCATTTGAGCGCCAACGAAATCAACCAAATCATCAATGCCTGA
- the ackA gene encoding acetate kinase, with translation MSSKLVLVLNCGSSSLKFAIIDAVNGEEYLSGLAECFHLPEARIKWKMDGGKQEAALGAGAAHSEALNFIVNTILAQKPELSAQLTAIGHRIVHGGEKYTSSVVIDDSVIQGIKDSASFAPLHNPAHLIGIAEALKSFPQLKDKNVAVFDTAFHQTMPEESYLYALPYSLYKEHGVRRYGAHGTSHFFVTQEAAKMLNKPVEELNIITCHLGNGGSVSAIRNGKCVDTSMGLTPLEGLVMGTRSGDIDPAIIFHLHDTLGMSVDQINKMLTKESGLLGLTEVTSDCRYVEDNYTTKEDAKRAMDVYCHRLAKYIGSYTALMDGRLDAVVFTGGIGENAAMVRELSLGKLGVLGFEVDHERNLAARFGKSGFINKEGTRPAVVIPTNEELVIAQDASRLTA, from the coding sequence ATGTCGAGTAAGTTAGTACTGGTTCTGAACTGCGGTAGCTCCTCACTGAAATTTGCAATCATCGATGCAGTTAACGGTGAAGAGTACCTTTCTGGTTTAGCCGAATGTTTCCATCTCCCTGAAGCACGTATCAAATGGAAAATGGACGGCGGTAAACAAGAAGCGGCTTTAGGTGCAGGCGCCGCTCACAGTGAAGCGCTGAACTTTATCGTTAATACTATTCTGGCACAAAAACCAGAACTGTCTGCGCAGTTGACTGCAATCGGTCACCGTATCGTACACGGCGGCGAGAAGTATACCAGCTCCGTGGTTATCGATGACTCTGTTATTCAGGGCATCAAAGATTCTGCCTCTTTCGCACCGCTGCATAACCCGGCTCACCTGATCGGGATTGCAGAAGCACTGAAATCCTTCCCGCAGTTGAAAGACAAAAACGTGGCTGTGTTTGACACCGCGTTCCATCAGACCATGCCGGAAGAGTCTTACCTCTATGCCCTGCCGTACAGCCTGTACAAAGAACACGGCGTTCGTCGTTATGGCGCGCACGGTACCAGCCACTTCTTCGTTACCCAGGAAGCGGCAAAAATGCTGAACAAACCGGTAGAAGAGCTGAACATCATCACGTGCCACCTGGGCAACGGGGGTTCTGTTTCTGCTATCCGCAATGGTAAATGTGTTGATACCTCTATGGGCCTGACCCCGCTGGAAGGTCTGGTGATGGGTACCCGCTCTGGTGACATCGACCCGGCAATCATTTTCCACCTGCACGACACGCTGGGCATGAGCGTTGATCAGATCAACAAGATGCTGACCAAAGAATCCGGCCTGCTGGGTCTGACCGAAGTGACCAGCGACTGCCGTTATGTTGAAGACAACTACACCACCAAAGAAGACGCGAAACGTGCAATGGACGTTTACTGCCACCGTCTGGCGAAGTACATCGGTTCCTACACGGCGCTGATGGACGGTCGTCTGGACGCGGTTGTCTTCACCGGCGGTATCGGTGAGAACGCGGCCATGGTTCGCGAACTGTCCCTGGGTAAACTGGGCGTGCTGGGCTTTGAAGTTGATCATGAACGTAACCTGGCTGCCCGTTTCGGCAAATCTGGTTTCATCAACAAAGAAGGTACCCGTCCTGCGGTGGTGATCCCAACCAACGAAGAACTGGTTATCGCGCAAGACGCGAGCCGTCTGACTGCCTGA
- the yfcC gene encoding putative basic amino acid antiporter YfcC, translating into MSAVTETQPARKWAMPDTLVIIFFVAILTSLATWVVPVGMFDSQEVQYQVDGQTKTRKVVDPHSFRILTNEAGEAQYHPVKFFTTGDESPGLMNFPFEGLTSGSKFGTAVGIIMFMLVIGGAFGIVMRTGTIDNGILALIRHTKGNEVLFIPVLFILFSLGGAVFGMGEEAVAFAIIIAPLMVRLGYDSITTVLVTYIATQIGFASSWMNPFCVVVAQGIAGVPVLSGSGLRIVVWVISTLIGLTFTLVYASRVKKNPLLSRVHESDRFFREQQDDVVERRFTIGDWLVLLVLTGVMVWVVWGVIVNAWFIPEIASQFFTMGLVIGIIAVVFRLNGMTVNIMASSFTEGARMMIAPALLVGFAKGILLLVGNGEAGDASVLNTLLHSIANGISGLDNAVAAWFMLLFQAVFNFFVTSGSGQAALTMPLLAPLGDLVGVNRQVTVLAFQFGDGFSHIIYPTSASLMATLGVCRVDFRNWLKVGATLLGLLFIMSSVVVIGAQIMGYH; encoded by the coding sequence ATGTCTGCAGTAACCGAAACACAGCCAGCCAGAAAATGGGCCATGCCCGATACGCTGGTCATTATTTTCTTTGTCGCCATTTTAACCAGCCTTGCGACCTGGGTTGTCCCCGTCGGGATGTTCGACAGCCAGGAGGTGCAATACCAGGTAGATGGTCAGACAAAAACCCGTAAAGTGGTTGACCCCCACTCTTTCCGTATTCTGACCAACGAGGCCGGTGAAGCGCAGTATCATCCGGTTAAATTCTTCACTACCGGCGATGAAAGCCCGGGCCTGATGAACTTCCCATTCGAAGGGCTGACCTCCGGCTCTAAATTCGGTACCGCCGTCGGTATCATCATGTTTATGCTGGTGATTGGCGGTGCGTTTGGCATCGTTATGCGCACGGGAACTATTGATAACGGCATCCTTGCGCTCATCCGTCATACCAAAGGCAACGAGGTTCTGTTTATCCCGGTACTGTTTATTCTCTTCTCGCTGGGCGGTGCGGTGTTCGGCATGGGAGAAGAGGCGGTTGCCTTCGCGATCATCATCGCGCCGCTGATGGTGCGACTGGGGTATGACAGTATCACCACGGTGTTAGTGACCTATATTGCGACACAAATTGGCTTTGCCAGTTCATGGATGAACCCTTTCTGCGTGGTGGTCGCGCAGGGCATTGCCGGCGTACCGGTCCTCTCCGGTTCCGGTCTGCGTATCGTGGTATGGGTTATTTCGACACTGATCGGTCTGACGTTTACCCTGGTCTATGCCTCGCGGGTGAAAAAGAATCCGCTTCTGTCACGCGTGCATGAATCTGACCGTTTCTTTCGCGAACAGCAGGATGACGTTGTCGAGCGCCGCTTCACAATCGGCGACTGGCTGGTGCTGCTGGTACTGACCGGGGTGATGGTTTGGGTGGTCTGGGGCGTTATCGTCAACGCATGGTTTATTCCGGAGATAGCCAGCCAGTTCTTCACCATGGGCCTGGTCATTGGCATTATCGCCGTTGTCTTCCGTCTTAACGGCATGACGGTCAACATTATGGCGTCCTCATTCACCGAAGGCGCACGCATGATGATTGCCCCCGCCCTGCTGGTAGGTTTTGCCAAAGGCATTTTACTGTTGGTAGGCAACGGCGAAGCGGGTGACGCCAGCGTGCTCAATACGCTGTTACACAGCATCGCCAACGGCATCAGCGGGCTGGACAACGCCGTTGCCGCGTGGTTTATGCTGCTCTTCCAGGCAGTGTTTAATTTCTTTGTAACGTCGGGATCGGGCCAGGCGGCGCTGACCATGCCGCTGTTAGCGCCGCTCGGCGATCTGGTGGGGGTTAACCGTCAGGTCACCGTACTGGCGTTCCAGTTTGGTGATGGCTTTAGCCACATCATCTATCCGACCTCTGCATCACTGATGGCGACATTAGGCGTCTGTCGGGTGGATTTCCGTAACTGGTTGAAAGTGGGTGCGACGCTGCTGGGGCTGCTATTCATTATGTCCAGCGTGGTGGTGATTGGCGCACAAATCATGGGATACCACTAA
- the yfcF gene encoding glutathione transferase, translated as MSKPTITLWSDANYFSPYVLSVYVALQEKGLPFSLKTVDLNNGEHLQPGWQGYALTRRVPLLNIDGFELSESSAIAEYLEDRFSPPTWERIYPHDLQKRARARQIQAWLRSDLMPIREERPTDVVFGGVKKRPLSEAGKISADKLFSIAGNLLAHDMPNLFGEWCLADTDLALMLNRLVLNGDDVPERLAEYAAFQWQRASVQRYIALSAKRSG; from the coding sequence ATGAGTAAACCCACTATCACGCTGTGGTCCGATGCAAACTATTTCTCCCCCTATGTGCTCTCCGTGTATGTCGCTTTGCAGGAAAAGGGACTGCCGTTTAGTCTGAAAACCGTCGATCTTAACAACGGTGAGCATCTACAACCGGGCTGGCAGGGGTATGCACTGACGCGTCGGGTACCGTTGCTGAACATCGATGGTTTTGAGTTGAGCGAGTCCTCCGCGATTGCTGAATACCTGGAAGACCGCTTTTCGCCACCCACCTGGGAGCGAATCTATCCTCACGACCTGCAAAAACGCGCGCGTGCGCGGCAGATACAGGCATGGTTGCGCAGTGATTTAATGCCCATTCGAGAAGAACGTCCGACGGATGTCGTTTTCGGTGGGGTAAAAAAAAGACCGCTGAGCGAGGCGGGGAAAATCAGCGCAGACAAACTGTTCTCCATAGCGGGGAATCTGCTGGCACATGACATGCCAAATCTTTTCGGTGAATGGTGTCTGGCCGATACTGATTTAGCCCTGATGCTCAACCGTCTGGTTCTCAACGGCGACGACGTCCCGGAGCGACTGGCGGAATATGCAGCATTTCAGTGGCAACGCGCCTCTGTCCAGCGTTATATTGCGCTTTCCGCGAAGCGTTCAGGCTGA
- a CDS encoding SLC13 family permease codes for MNGELIWVLSLLAIAVILFATGRVRMDAVALFVIVAFVLSGTLTLTEAFSGFSDPNVVLIAALFIIGDGLVRTGVATVMGTWLVKMAGSSEIKMLVLLMLTVAGLGAFMSSTGVVAIFIPVVLSVSMRMQTSPSRLMMPLSFAGLISGMMTLVATPPNLVVNSELLREGYAGFSFFSVTPIGLVVLVLGIIYMLLMRFMLKGDNPQQQRDSWKRRTFRDLIKEYRLTGRARRLAIRPGSPMIGQRLDDLKLRERYGANVIGVERWRRFRRVIVNVNGVSEFRARDVLLIDMSAADVDLREFCSEQLLEPMVLRGEYFSDQALDVGMAEISLIPESELIGKSVREIGFRTRYGLNVVGLKRDGVAIEGSLADEPLLMGDIILVVGNWKLIGMLAKQGRDFVALNLPEEVSEASPAHSQAPHAIFCLVLMVALMLTDEIPNPIAAIIACLLMGKFRCIDAESAYKAIHWPSIILIVGMMPFALALQKTGGVDLVVKGLMDVGGGYGPYMMLGCLFALCATIGLFIWNTATAVLMAPIALAAAKSMGVSPYPFAMVIAMAASAAFMTPVSSPVNTLVLGPGNYSFSDFIKLGVPFTIIVMAVCVVMIPMLFPF; via the coding sequence GTGAACGGTGAATTGATCTGGGTTCTCTCGCTGTTGGCGATTGCTGTGATTTTGTTTGCGACGGGCAGAGTGCGTATGGACGCGGTAGCTCTGTTTGTCATCGTAGCCTTTGTTCTCAGTGGCACACTGACCCTTACTGAGGCCTTTTCGGGATTCAGCGACCCTAATGTGGTGTTGATTGCCGCGCTGTTTATCATCGGTGACGGGCTGGTACGCACCGGCGTGGCGACCGTCATGGGCACCTGGCTGGTGAAAATGGCGGGCAGTAGCGAAATCAAAATGCTGGTCCTGCTGATGCTGACCGTTGCCGGACTGGGCGCGTTTATGAGTTCAACCGGCGTCGTTGCTATCTTTATTCCCGTGGTACTCAGCGTCTCGATGCGTATGCAAACGTCGCCGTCGCGCCTGATGATGCCGCTCAGTTTCGCCGGGCTTATCAGCGGCATGATGACGCTGGTGGCCACCCCGCCCAACCTGGTCGTTAACAGTGAATTGTTGCGCGAAGGCTATGCCGGTTTCAGCTTCTTCAGCGTCACGCCTATCGGCCTCGTCGTGCTGGTGCTGGGCATTATCTATATGCTGCTGATGCGCTTTATGCTCAAAGGCGACAATCCACAACAGCAGCGAGATAGCTGGAAACGTCGCACCTTTCGCGATCTGATCAAAGAATATCGCCTGACAGGGCGCGCGCGTCGACTGGCGATTCGTCCGGGGTCACCGATGATCGGTCAGCGCCTCGACGATCTTAAACTGCGTGAGCGCTATGGCGCCAACGTGATCGGCGTCGAACGCTGGCGGCGTTTTCGGCGGGTGATCGTAAACGTGAATGGGGTATCGGAGTTTCGCGCCCGTGACGTGTTACTGATTGATATGTCCGCCGCCGATGTCGATCTCCGTGAATTTTGTAGCGAGCAATTGCTGGAGCCAATGGTGCTGCGTGGGGAGTATTTCTCTGACCAGGCGCTGGATGTGGGAATGGCGGAAATCTCGCTGATCCCGGAATCGGAGTTGATTGGCAAGTCGGTGCGGGAAATCGGTTTTCGTACCCGCTATGGGCTGAATGTGGTTGGCCTGAAACGTGACGGCGTGGCGATCGAAGGTTCGCTTGCCGATGAGCCGCTGCTGATGGGCGATATTATCCTGGTCGTCGGTAACTGGAAACTGATCGGGATGCTGGCAAAGCAGGGGCGAGATTTTGTCGCGCTGAACCTGCCAGAAGAGGTAAGCGAGGCTTCCCCGGCGCACAGCCAGGCCCCGCACGCGATTTTTTGTCTGGTGCTGATGGTCGCGCTGATGCTGACTGACGAAATTCCTAATCCCATCGCGGCGATTATTGCCTGTCTGTTGATGGGAAAATTTCGCTGTATTGATGCCGAAAGCGCCTACAAAGCCATTCACTGGCCCAGCATCATTTTGATTGTCGGCATGATGCCTTTTGCGCTGGCGCTGCAAAAAACCGGTGGTGTGGATCTGGTCGTGAAAGGATTGATGGACGTGGGCGGCGGTTATGGCCCGTACATGATGCTGGGCTGTCTGTTTGCGCTGTGCGCGACCATTGGTCTGTTTATCTGGAATACCGCGACGGCGGTATTAATGGCGCCGATTGCGTTGGCGGCGGCGAAGTCGATGGGCGTTTCTCCCTATCCCTTTGCGATGGTGATCGCGATGGCGGCCTCGGCGGCCTTTATGACGCCGGTTTCATCACCGGTCAACACGCTGGTGTTAGGACCAGGGAATTACAGCTTTAGCGATTTTATTAAGCTGGGCGTACCGTTCACCATTATCGTTATGGCGGTATGCGTGGTGATGATCCCGATGTTGTTTCCGTTTTAA
- the yfcD gene encoding NUDIX hydrolase YfcD, translating to MVEQRRLASTEWVDIVNEDNEVIAQSSREQMRAQGLRHRATYIVVHDGMGKILVQRRTETKDFLPGMLDATAGGVVQADEQLLDSARREAEEELGIAGVPFAEHGQFYFEDKNCRVWGALFSCVSHGPFALQEEEVSEVCWLTPEEITARCDEFTPDSLKALALWMTRNAKNEAARSESQQEKQEEAE from the coding sequence ATGGTGGAACAGCGTCGTTTGGCAAGTACGGAATGGGTGGATATTGTGAATGAAGACAACGAAGTCATTGCACAATCCAGCCGGGAACAGATGCGAGCGCAGGGCCTGCGTCATCGTGCGACCTATATTGTTGTACACGACGGAATGGGCAAAATACTGGTGCAACGTCGTACCGAGACAAAAGACTTTTTACCCGGAATGTTAGATGCCACTGCCGGTGGCGTTGTGCAGGCTGACGAACAGTTGCTGGATTCTGCCCGCCGTGAAGCGGAAGAAGAGTTAGGCATCGCCGGTGTGCCATTCGCCGAACATGGTCAGTTCTACTTTGAAGATAAGAACTGTCGCGTCTGGGGTGCGCTGTTCAGCTGTGTGTCGCACGGCCCGTTCGCCTTGCAGGAAGAAGAGGTCAGCGAAGTTTGCTGGTTGACGCCGGAAGAAATTACCGCCCGCTGTGATGAATTCACGCCCGACTCGCTGAAAGCGCTGGCGCTGTGGATGACCCGTAACGCTAAAAATGAAGCGGCAAGGTCAGAGTCGCAACAGGAGAAGCAGGAAGAGGCGGAGTAA
- the yfbR gene encoding 5'-deoxynucleotidase, producing MKQSHFFAHLSRLKLINRWPLMRNVRTENVSEHSLQVAMVAHALAAIKNRKFAGQVNAERIALLAMYHDASEVLTGDLPTPVKYFNSQIAQEYKAIEKIAQQKLVDMVPDELRDIFAPLIDEHAYSEEEKSIVKQADALCAYLKCLEELSAGNNEFLLAKTRLEKTLESRRSTEMDYFMEVFVPSFHLSLDEISQDSPL from the coding sequence ATGAAGCAGAGCCATTTTTTTGCCCACCTCTCCCGCCTCAAACTCATTAACCGTTGGCCTTTAATGCGCAATGTGCGCACAGAAAACGTCTCTGAGCACAGTCTCCAGGTCGCAATGGTGGCCCACGCGCTGGCGGCGATCAAAAACCGTAAGTTTGCCGGTCAGGTTAATGCCGAACGCATTGCGCTGTTGGCGATGTATCACGATGCGTCAGAAGTGCTGACCGGGGATCTGCCCACGCCGGTAAAATATTTCAATTCGCAAATCGCCCAGGAATATAAGGCTATTGAGAAAATCGCTCAGCAGAAACTGGTCGATATGGTGCCCGATGAGCTGAGGGATATTTTTGCCCCGCTGATTGATGAGCATGCATATAGCGAAGAAGAAAAGTCGATTGTGAAACAGGCCGATGCGCTGTGTGCGTATCTGAAGTGTCTGGAAGAGTTGTCGGCAGGGAATAATGAATTCCTGCTGGCAAAGACGCGACTGGAAAAAACGCTGGAGTCACGCCGCAGCACGGAGATGGATTACTTTATGGAAGTCTTCGTCCCCAGTTTTCACCTGTCTCTCGATGAAATTAGCCAGGACTCTCCGCTGTAA
- a CDS encoding sugar phosphatase: protein MPEEVNVQCKGFLFDLDGTLVDSLPAVERAWCNWADRFGLTHDEVLSFVHGKQAITSLRHFMVGKPEAEIAAEFTRLEQIEATETAGITALPGAVALLNHLNKAGIPWAIVTSGSMPVARARHQVANLPAPEVFVTAERVKRGKPEPDAYLLGAQLLGLAPHECAVVEDAPAGVLSGLAAGCHVIAVNAPADTPRLDEVDFTLTSLEQLSVTKQPNGDVVVLRNT from the coding sequence ATGCCTGAGGAGGTGAACGTGCAATGCAAGGGCTTTCTGTTTGACCTGGATGGAACGCTGGTTGACTCGTTACCTGCTGTGGAACGTGCATGGTGTAACTGGGCCGATCGTTTTGGGCTGACGCATGACGAAGTGTTAAGTTTTGTTCATGGCAAGCAGGCGATTACCTCTTTGCGCCATTTCATGGTGGGCAAACCTGAGGCGGAAATCGCTGCGGAGTTTACGCGTCTGGAGCAAATAGAAGCGACAGAAACGGCGGGCATCACCGCGCTGCCTGGCGCGGTTGCGCTGCTTAACCATCTGAACAAGGCCGGGATCCCGTGGGCGATTGTGACATCAGGGTCGATGCCGGTTGCGCGCGCACGTCATCAGGTGGCCAACCTGCCAGCCCCGGAGGTTTTCGTGACCGCTGAGCGGGTCAAACGTGGTAAGCCGGAGCCGGATGCTTATCTGCTCGGCGCGCAACTGCTTGGTTTAGCGCCGCACGAATGTGCGGTGGTGGAGGATGCCCCTGCGGGCGTGCTCTCGGGACTCGCCGCAGGCTGCCATGTTATCGCAGTAAATGCCCCGGCGGATACGCCGCGTCTGGATGAGGTCGATTTCACCCTGACCAGCCTGGAGCAGCTTTCGGTGACCAAACAACCGAATGGTGATGTGGTTGTATTAAGAAATACCTGA
- the yfcE gene encoding phosphodiesterase, which produces MKLMFASDIHGSLPATERVLTLFSQSGAQWLVILGDVLNHGPRNALPEGYAPAQVAERLNEQASQIVAVRGNCDSEVDQMLLQFPITAPWQQVLLENQRLFLTHGHLFGPDNLPALRAGDVLVYGHTHLPVAEKRGDIYHFNPGSVSIPKGGYQASYGLLDDNVLSVIALNDQSIIAQVAINS; this is translated from the coding sequence ATGAAACTGATGTTTGCATCCGACATTCATGGGTCCCTGCCCGCTACAGAACGCGTGCTGACCCTGTTTTCACAGAGCGGCGCGCAGTGGCTGGTGATACTGGGCGATGTCCTCAACCACGGACCGCGAAATGCGTTACCCGAAGGCTACGCGCCCGCTCAGGTCGCTGAGCGGCTCAATGAACAGGCGTCGCAGATTGTCGCGGTGCGGGGAAATTGTGATAGTGAAGTGGATCAAATGCTGCTGCAGTTTCCAATAACCGCGCCCTGGCAGCAGGTGCTACTGGAAAATCAGCGACTGTTTCTGACTCACGGTCATCTCTTTGGGCCGGATAACCTGCCGGCACTGCGGGCCGGTGATGTCCTGGTATACGGGCATACGCATCTGCCGGTGGCAGAAAAAAGAGGCGATATTTATCACTTCAACCCGGGTTCAGTAAGCATTCCGAAAGGTGGCTACCAGGCAAGTTATGGCCTGCTGGACGATAATGTTTTGAGCGTTATCGCACTCAATGATCAAAGTATCATTGCGCAGGTGGCGATTAATTCGTAA